The Deltaproteobacteria bacterium CG11_big_fil_rev_8_21_14_0_20_49_13 genomic sequence ATCAAGGCTGCCGAAAAGGATGGATTAAAGATAACTCACATCCTTTTGACCCATGCGCATTTTGATCATGCTAACGGAGCCGAAAAAATGGCCGAAAAAACCGGCGCTAAGATATATGTTGGCGAATTGGAACCATGTTCTTTAAAGGACAAGAAACTCTTTGCGAACGGCGACACGATTAAAATTGGAGATGTGAGCGTTAAATGTATCCATACTCCCGGACATACGCCCGGCTCGGCATGCTTTCTTGTTGATAAAGCGATATTTACCGGTGATACCCTTTTTGTGGGTGCCATAGGACGCACCGATCTTGAGGGGAGCGATCCGGAGGAGATGTTCAAGTCGTTGCAGAAGCTTGCAAAGGTTCCGGACGGTGTTGTTGTCTACTCGGGACACAATTATGGAAGCGAGGCGGTCTCTACGATGGGTGAACAGAAGAAGAGAAATCCCTACATGCAGTTCAAAAGTGTGGGCGATTTTCTGAGGATGTAAGCGATGCAAAACTTTTTAGATACGCTAAACGAACACGTGATACTTGCCGACGGGGCGATGGGAACCCTTCTTTACGAGCGCGGGGTGTATCTCAATAGGTGCTACGACGAACTCAACCTTGTCAACCCCGACATGATCCGAAAGGTCCATGCCGACTACCTCGAGGCCGGCGCCGAGCTGATAGAGACGAACACCTTTACGGCTAACCGGATGAGACTTGCCAGTTACGGACTGGAAGGAAAGGTCAAAGAGATAAATGCGGCCGGTGTAAAGATCGCAAGGGAGATAGCAAAAGACAGGGCGTTCGTTGCGGGAGCTGTCGGACCCCTTGGTGTAACGCTTGCGCCGCTTGGCAGGCACAGCGTGGATGAGGCAAGAGAGGTCTTTAAGGAACAGATCGAAGTGTTGGCCGAAACGAAGGTGGATGCCATCATTTTTGAAACTTTCATGAATCTAGACGAGTTAGAGATAGCGGTTAGGACCGCTCAGGCGGTAACCGATATCCCGATAATCGCCCAGGTCTCATTCAAGCACTACCGCGATCAGGAATTCGTGGGTGTTACCCCGACCCAGGCGGTCAAAATGCTCGAGTCCTTGAATGTCGCAGTTGGAGGGACGAATTGTTCGAGCGGACCGCAAGGGGTCCTGGACGCGATACAGGAGATGAGAAAAGTTTCTAAGATAAAACTCTCTGCAATGCCGAACGCCGGCATGCCTCAGGTGGTAGAAGGGCGCCTTCTTTATCTTGCCACACCAGAGTATATGGGCGAGTTCGCAAGAAGGCTCGTTCTTGCGGGGGCTTCTATAATTGGCGGATGCTGCGGAACGACGCCTGACGAAATAAAAGAGATGAGCCGCTTCATAAAATCTGTCGCTCCGCACAGAAAGAGGGTGTTCAAAATGCTTTCGGTCGAGTTGCGGGCCGAACCCAAATTTGCATCTCTTCCCACAAAAGATAAAAGTTCATTTGCGGCAAAGCTTGGAAATAAGTTCGCCGTTTCGGTAGAGCTTGATCCGCCTATGGGGCTTTGTCCAAAAGAGGCGATAGAACACGCCAAGTTCCTGCATAAGAACGGGGTTGATGCCGTGAACATTGCCGACGGACCGAGGGCAGTTGCAAGAATGAGCCCTATCGCCCTGGGGGCGCTTGTCAAACGGGAGACGGGTATCGAACCCATAGTCCATTATTGCTGCCGCGACCGGAATCTTCTGGGGATGCAGATGGACCTCTTGGGCGCGCACGCGCTCGACCTTAGGAACCTTCTCATCGTCACAGGCGATCCTCCGAAGATGGGCACGTATCCCATGGCAACGGCAGTATTCGATATCGATTCGATAGGCCTTATCCATATGGTGAACGGAATGAACAAGGGGCAGGATATGTCCGGAAGGGCGCTGAACGCGCCTACGTCGTTCCTTATAGGATGCGGAGTAAATCCGGGGGCCGTCAATATCGACCTTGAGGTGGAACGCTTTGCCAAGAAAGTGGAGGCGGGGGCAGAGTATGTCTTCAGCCAGCCGGTCTACGACGCAGAGCTTTTGGAGAATTTCTTCAAGAAGACGGCGCATATAAAAGAGATACCCTTCTTTGTCGGCATATTGCCCCTCGCAAGTCTCAAGAACGCCGAGTTCCTGCATAATGAGGTCCCTGGTATGCAGATACCGGCCCATATAATGGATAGGATACGAAGCGCCAAGACCCGTGAACTTCAGATAAAAGAGGGGCTTTCAATTGCAAAGGAATCATTGAAGGGGGCTAAGAAGATGCAGCGGGTCAAGGGGGCCTACATATTCCCTCCGTTCGGAAAATATTCTGCAGTGGTCGAACTTTTAAAGGTTGTCTGATCTACTTCAGATATCTCTCAGAGTTCATGGCGGCGATGGTCCCTTGTGCCGAGCAGATGACATTGATCTGCGGTTTGAGGCAGAGGATGTTGCCAACAGCGAACACTCCCGGCACGCTTGTTTCGAACTGCTCGTTCACCATTACAACGCCTTCCGGGGAGGTTTGAACTCCCGTCCCGTTCAGATAGTCGGTAGTTGGTTTATACTGCTGATGGGGAAGGAATATATATTTGACGGTAAGCGTTTTTTCCTGACCGGCCGTAAGTATGGTGACCGATGAGACCTCGTGGATGCCGTTTATCTTTCTTAGGCTTGAGCTGAAGAAAGGTTCGATCCTCTTTGCGGCCTCCAGTTCG encodes the following:
- a CDS encoding Zn-dependent hydrolase; the protein is MIIKQLEIGPMGNFAYLLADDKKSACAVIDPGWQVDEIIKAAEKDGLKITHILLTHAHFDHANGAEKMAEKTGAKIYVGELEPCSLKDKKLFANGDTIKIGDVSVKCIHTPGHTPGSACFLVDKAIFTGDTLFVGAIGRTDLEGSDPEEMFKSLQKLAKVPDGVVVYSGHNYGSEAVSTMGEQKKRNPYMQFKSVGDFLRM
- a CDS encoding bifunctional homocysteine S-methyltransferase/methylenetetrahydrofolate reductase; translated protein: MQNFLDTLNEHVILADGAMGTLLYERGVYLNRCYDELNLVNPDMIRKVHADYLEAGAELIETNTFTANRMRLASYGLEGKVKEINAAGVKIAREIAKDRAFVAGAVGPLGVTLAPLGRHSVDEAREVFKEQIEVLAETKVDAIIFETFMNLDELEIAVRTAQAVTDIPIIAQVSFKHYRDQEFVGVTPTQAVKMLESLNVAVGGTNCSSGPQGVLDAIQEMRKVSKIKLSAMPNAGMPQVVEGRLLYLATPEYMGEFARRLVLAGASIIGGCCGTTPDEIKEMSRFIKSVAPHRKRVFKMLSVELRAEPKFASLPTKDKSSFAAKLGNKFAVSVELDPPMGLCPKEAIEHAKFLHKNGVDAVNIADGPRAVARMSPIALGALVKRETGIEPIVHYCCRDRNLLGMQMDLLGAHALDLRNLLIVTGDPPKMGTYPMATAVFDIDSIGLIHMVNGMNKGQDMSGRALNAPTSFLIGCGVNPGAVNIDLEVERFAKKVEAGAEYVFSQPVYDAELLENFFKKTAHIKEIPFFVGILPLASLKNAEFLHNEVPGMQIPAHIMDRIRSAKTRELQIKEGLSIAKESLKGAKKMQRVKGAYIFPPFGKYSAVVELLKVV